One stretch of Agelaius phoeniceus isolate bAgePho1 chromosome 15, bAgePho1.hap1, whole genome shotgun sequence DNA includes these proteins:
- the LOC143695257 gene encoding protocadherin beta-15-like, producing the protein MALARQVLCVCALLGLPLARAEPIRYSVAEEAESGSLVGELAEDAGLTPAQLWARRARLVSEDGRQHFRFERASGRLVVAGRLDREELCAQSDTCMLPFELLLSNPLQFFRVEVTLQDINDHSPVFPNDRVTFKILETSEPGSCFPLEVAQDLDIGSNTVQAYSISPENEYFTVSYGTGISGTKYLELVLEKPLDREEQAEMSFSVIAEDAGVPSRSGTTEVKIVILDANDNAPKFTQDVYIAKILENIPEGSVVLTVLANDPDAGVNGDISYQLSQAVGQSDSAFVIDPITGEIKLRKTLDFEAAQMHELTVRATDGGGLSAICKVLVEVVDVNDNAPELVVSSFSSPLPENTVPGTVVALFTVRDRDSGANGKISCGLQDQLFFSLRPAYKNYYELVTVSALDREETPQYVLSVTAADAGSPPLSTTQTFTVDISDVNDNAPVFNQTSYTMYVRENNVPTVFVGAVSAADADVGLNAKVTYSLAAEQGPEWPWCSCISVNSETGHVFVLRPLDYEHLRQTEVTVSASDAGSPPLRANVSVRLVVLDENDNAPLVLYPAPESSPASSELVPVSAEAGYLISKVVAVDADSGQNSWLSYHLLRATDPGLFSVGLQSGEVRLRRPVTERDSVKQKLLVLVRDNGKPPLSATAALSALLLKDFSDVRLPHSSPATEGQAASLTTYLIIALVFVSLLFLITTAALVARRLCRRKELKAGHVLYAADTLQSGLADAAAAAGTLPRPYCYEISLTTGSGNSEFRFLKPILPSLPPQHCAVGQGPHEQQDFPAGPVSSEDMAPDSAGTLSAAQFNALSFD; encoded by the coding sequence atGGCGCTCGCAAGGCAAgtgctttgtgtgtgtgctttgctGGGGCTGCCGCTCGCTCGCGCCGAGCCCATCCGCTACTCCGTAGCCGAGGAGGCGGAAAGCGGCTCCCTGGTGGGCGAGCTGGCGGAGGACGCGGGGCTGACGCCGGCGCAGCTCTGGGCTCGCCGCGCCCGCCTGGTCTCGGAGGACGGCCGGCAGCATTTTCGCTTCGAGCGCGCCTCCGGCCGCCTCGTCGTGGCGGGGAGGCTCGACCGGGAGGAGCTGTGCGCCCAGTCCGACACCTGCATGCTCCCCTtcgagctgctgctctccaaccCCCTGCAGTTCTTTCGGGTCGAGGTCACTCTCCAGGATATTAATGACCATTCACCCGTCTTTCCTAATGATAGAGTGACTTTTAAGATCCTAGAGACGAGCGAGCCTGGGTCTTGTTTCCCGTTGGAGGTTGCTCAGGACCTCGATATTGGAAGCAACACTGTCCAGGCATACAGCATTTCTCCCGAGAACGAGTACTTTACTGTGTCCTATGGGACTGGGATTTCGGGCACGAAGTACCTTGAATTGGTCTTGGAAAAGCCATTAGacagagaggagcaggcagagatgaGTTTCAGTGTAATTGCCGAGGATGCGGGCGTTCCATCCAGGAGTGGCACCACTGAAGTTAAAATTGTCATTCTAGATGCAAATGATAATGCTCCCAAATTCACACAGGACGTGTACATTGCAAAGATTTTAGAAAACATTCCAGAAGGCTCTGTGGTTCTGACTGTGCTGGCAAATGATCCGGATGCAGGAGTTAATGGAGACATTTCCTATCAACTCAGCCAAGCAGTGGGACAGAGTGATTCAGCATTTGTGATTGATCCCATAACTGGGGAAATTAAACTCCGAAAAACACTGGACTTCGAGGCAGCACAAATGCATGAGCTCACTGTAAGAGCAACAGATGGTGGGGGCCTCTCTGCCATCTGCAAAGTGTTGGTGGAGGTGGTGGATGTGAATGACAATgccccagagctggtggtcAGTTCCTTCAGCAGTCCCCTCCCCGAGAACACAGTGCCTGGCACGGTGGTTGCCCTGTTTACGGTCAGGGACCGGGACTCTGGTGCCAACGGGAAGATCTCCTGTGGCCTGCAGGATCAGCTCTTCTTCTCCCTGCGGCCGGCCTATAAGAATTACTATGAGCTGGTGACAGTGAGCGCGCTGGACCGCGAGGAGACGCCTCAGTACGTCCTGAGTGTCACGGCAGCAGATGCGGGCTCGCCTCCTCTCAGCACCACGCAGACCTTCACCGTGGACATCTCCGACGTCAACGACAACGCCCCCGTCTTCAACCAGACCTCCTACACCATGTACGTGCGGGAGAACAACGTCCCCACGGTGTTTGTTGGGGCCGTGAGTGCTGCAGATGCTGACGTGGGGCTCAATGCCAAGGTGACCTattccctggcagcagagcaagggCCAGAGTGGCCCTGGTGCTCCTGCATCTCGGTGAACTCGGAGACGGGACACGTGTTTGTGCTGCGGCCCCTGGACTACGAGCACTTGAGGCAGACCGAGGTGACGGTCAGTGCCTCTGACGCGGGCTCTCCTCCCCTCCGAGCCAACGTCAGCGTCCGCCTTGTGGTGCTGGACGAGAACGACAACGCCCCGCTCGTGCTCTACCCGGCCCCCGAGAGCAGCCCGGCCTCCAGTGAGCTGGTGCCCGTGTCGGCTGAGGCGGGCTACCTCATCAGCAAAGTGGTGGCCGTCGATGCCGACTCGGGACAGAACTCCTGGCTCTCCTACCACCTGCTGAGGGCCACCGACCCAGGCCTGTTTTCCGTGGGCCTCCAAAGCGGCGAGGTGCGTCTCAGGAGGCCGGTGACAGAGAGAGACAGCGTCAAGCAGAAGCTCCTTGTGCTGGTCAGAGACAACGGCAAGCCCCCGCTCTCAGCCACGGCAGCTCTCAGCGCTCTCCTGCTCAAGGACTTCTCCGACGTGCGCCTCCCGCACAGCAGCCCGGCCACCGAGGGTCAGGCCGCCTCCCTCACCACCTATTTAATCATTGCCTTGGTCTTtgtctccctcctcttcctcatcacCACCGCAGCGCTGGTGGCTCgcaggctgtgcaggaggaaggagctgaaggCTGGCCACGTGCTCTATGCTGCCGACACCTTGCAGAGCGGCCTGGCCGATGCAGCCGCTGCTGCAGGGACCCTGCCCCGCCCCTATTGCTACGAGATCAGCCTCACCACGGGCTCGGGCAACAGCGAGTTCAGATTCCTCAAGCccatcctgcccagcctgcccccaCAGCACTGCGCCGtgggccagggcccccatgAGCAACAGGATTTCCCTGCTGGCCCTGTCAGCAGCGAGGACATGGCCCCAGACAGTGCTGGCACTCTCTCTGCAGCACAGTTCAACGCTCTTTCCTTTGACTAG
- the LOC129126713 gene encoding protocadherin beta-15-like, translated as MALARQVLCVCALLGLPLARAEPIRYSVAEEAESGSLVGELAEDAGLTPAQLSARRARLVSEDGRQHFRFERASGRLVVAGRLDREELCAQSDTCMLPFELLLSNPLQFFRVEVTLQDINDHSPVFPEDRVTFKILETSEPGSRFPLEEAQDLDIGVNTVQAYSITPENDYFSVSYGTGITGKKSLELVLEKPLDREKQAEMSFRLIAADGGSPPRSGSIEINVVVLDVNDNAPIFTQEEYIGKVLENMPEGSVVLTVLATDPDAGVNGDISYQLSQAVGQRDSAFVIDHKTGEIKLTKPLDFEAAEHHELRVRATDGGGLSAICKVLVEVVDVNDNAPELVVSSFSSPLPENTVPGTVVALFTVRDRDSGANGKISCGLQDQLFFSLRPAYKNYYELVTVSALDREETPQYVLSVTAADAGSPPLSTTQTFTVDISDVNDNAPVFNQTSYTMYVRENNVPTVFVGAVSAADADVGLNAKVTYSLAAEQGPERPWCSCISVNSETGHVFVLRPLDYEHLRQTEVTVSASDAGSPPLRANVSVRLVVLDENDNAPLVLYPAPESSPASSELVPVSAEAGYLIGKVVAVDADSGQNSWLSYHLLRATDPGLFSVGLQSGEVRLRRPVTERDSVKQKLLVLVRDNGKPPLSATAALSALLLKDFSDVRLPHSSPATEGQAASLTTYLIIALVFVSLLFLITTAALVARRLCRRKELKAGHVLYAADTLQSGLADAAAAAGTLPRPYCYEISLTTGSGNSEFRFLKPILPSLPPQHCAVGQGPHEQQDFPAGPASSEDTAPDTAGTLSAGQFNALSFD; from the coding sequence atGGCGCTCGCAAGGCAAgtgctttgtgtgtgtgctttgctGGGGCTGCCGCTCGCTCGCGCCGAGCCCATCCGCTACTCCGTAGCCGAGGAGGCCGAAAGCGGCTCCCTGGTGGGCGAGCTGGCGGAGGACGCGGGGCTGACGCCGGCGCAGCTCTCGGCTCGCCGCGCCCGCCTGGTCTCGGAGGACGGCCGGCAGCATTTTCGCTTCGAGCGCGCCTCCGGCCGCCTCGTCGTGGCGGGGAGGCTCGACCGGGAGGAGCTCTGCGCCCAGTCCGACACCTGCATGCTCCCCTtcgagctgctgctctccaaccCCCTGCAGTTCTTTCGGGTCGAGGTCACTCTCCAGGATATCAATGACCACTCGCCTGTCTTCCCCGAGGATCGAGTCACTTTTAAGATTCTGGAAACGAGCGAGCCTGGTTCACGTTTCCCACTGGAGGAGGCTCAGGATCTAGATATTGGCGTCAACACTGTCCAGGCATACAGCATTACTCCCGAGAATGACTACTTCAGTGTCTCCTATGGGACTGGTATTACAGGCAAGAAGTCTCTTGAATTGGTTTTGGAAAAGCCACTAGACAGAGAGAAGCAGGCAGAGATGAGTTTCAGACTCATTGCTGCAGATGGGGGCTCTCCTCCCAGGAGTGGCAGCATCGAAATCAATGTTGTTGTTCTAGATGTAAATGATAACGCTCCCATATTCACACAGGAGGAGTACATAGGAAAGGTTCTGGAGAACATGCCAGAAGGCTCTGTAGTTCTTACTGTGCTGGCAACTGATCCAGATGCAGGAGTTAATGGAGACATCTCCTATCAACTCAGCCAGGCAGTGGGACAGCGTGACTCAGCATTTGTGATTGATCACAAAACTGGGGAAATTAAACTCACAAAACCTCTGGACTTTGAGGCAGCAGAGCATCATGAACTCCGTGTGCGGGCCACAGATGGTGGAGGGCTGTCAGCCATCTGCAAAGTGTTGGTGGAGGTGGTGGATGTGAATGACAATgccccagagctggtggtcAGTTCCTTCAGCAGTCCCCTCCCCGAGAACACAGTGCCCGGCACGGTGGTTGCCCTGTTTACGGTCAGGGACCGGGACTCTGGTGCCAACGGGAAGATCTCCTGTGGCCTGCAGGATCAGCTCTTCTTCTCCCTGCGGCCAGCCTATAAGAATTACTATGAGCTGGTGACAGTGAGCGCGCTGGACCGCGAGGAGACGCCTCAGTACGTCCTGAGTGTCACGGCAGCAGATGCGGGCTCGCCTCCTCTCAGCACCACGCAGACCTTCACCGTGGACATCTCCGACGTCAACGACAACGCCCCCGTCTTCAACCAGACCTCCTACACCATGTACGTGCGGGAGAACAACGTCCCCACGGTGTTTGTTGGGGCCGTGAGCGCTGCAGATGCTGACGTGGGGCTCAATGCCAAGGTGACCTattccctggcagcagagcaagggCCAGAGCGGCCCTGGTGCTCCTGCATCTCGGTGAACTCGGAGACGGGACACGTGTTTGTGCTGCGGCCGCTGGACTACGAGCACTTGAGGCAGACCGAGGTGACGGTCAGTGCCTCTGACGCGGGCTCTCCTCCCCTCCGAGCCAACGTCAGCGTCCGCCTTGTGGTGCTGGACGAGAACGACAACGCCCCGCTCGTGCTCTACCCGGCCCCCGAGAGCAGCCCGGCCTCCAGTGAGCTGGTGCCCGTGTCGGCTGAGGCGGGCTACCTCATCGGCAAAGTGGTGGCCGTCGATGCCGACTCGGGACAGAACTCCTGGCTCTCCTACCACCTGCTGAGGGCCACCGACCCAGGCCTGTTTTCCGTGGGCCTCCAAAGCGGCGAGGTGCGTCTCAGGAGGCCGGTGACAGAGAGAGACAGCGTCAAGCAGAAGCTCCTTGTGCTGGTCAGAGACAACGGCAAGCCCCCGCTCTCAGCCACGGCAGCTCTCAGCGCTCTCCTGCTCAAGGACTTCTCCGACGTGCGCCTCCCGCACAGCAGCCCGGCCACCGAGGGTCAGGCCGCCTCCCTCACCACCTATTTAATCATTGCCTTGGTCTTtgtctccctcctcttcctcatcacCACCGCAGCACTGGTGGCTCgcaggctgtgcaggaggaaggagctgaaggCTGGCCACGTGCTCTATGCTGCCGACACCTTGCAGAGCGGCCTGGCCGATGCAGCCGCTGCTGCAGGGACCCTGCCCCGCCCCTATTGCTACGAGATCAGCCTCACCACGGGCTCGGGCAACAGCGAGTTCAGATTCCTCAAGCccatcctgcccagcctgcccccaCAGCACTGCGCCGtgggccagggcccccatgAGCAACAGGATTTCCCCGCTGGCCCTGCCAGCAGTGAGGACACGGCCCCAGACACTGCTGGCACTCTCTCTGCAGGACAGTTCAACGCTCTTTCCTTTGACTAG
- the LOC129126686 gene encoding protocadherin beta-15-like yields the protein MALARQVLCVCALLGLPLARAEPIRYSVAEEAESGSLVGELAEDAGLTPAQLSARRARLVSEDGRQHFRFERASGRLVVAGRLDREELCAQSDTCMLPFELLLSNPLQFFRVEVTLQDINDHSPVFPNDRVTFKILETSEPGSCFPLEVAQDLDIESNTVQAYSISPENEYFTVSYGTGISGTKYLELVLEKPLDREEQAEMGFSVIAEDAGVPSRSGTTEVKIVILDANDNAPKFTQDVYIAKILENIPEGSVVLTVLANDPDAGVNGDISYQLSQAVGQSDSAFVIDPITGEIKLRKTLDFEAAQMHELTVRATDGGGLSAICKVLVEVVDVNDNAPELVVSSFSSPLPENTVPGTVVALFTVRDRDSGANGKISCGLQDQLFFSLRPAYKNYYELVTVSALDREETPQYVLSVTAADAGSPPLSTTQTFTVDISDVNDNAPVFNQTSYTMYVRENNVPTVFVGAVSAADADVGLNAKVTYSLAAEQGPERPWCSCISVNSETGHVFVLRPLDYEHLRQTEVTVSASDAGSPPLRANVSVRLVVLDENDNAPLVLYPAPESSPASSELVPVSAEAGYLISKVVAVDADSGQNSWLSYHLLRATDPGLFSVGLQSGEVRLRRPVTERDSVKQKLLVLVRDNGKPPLSATAALSALLLKDFSDVRLPHSSPATDDQVASLTTYLIIALVFVSLLFLITTAALVARRLCRRKELKAGHVLYAADTLQSGLADAAAAAGTLPRPYCYEISLTTGSGNSEFRFLKPILPSLPPQHCAVGQGPHEQQDFPAGPASSEDTAPDSAGTLSAGQFNALSFD from the coding sequence atGGCGCTCGCAAGGCAAgtgctttgtgtgtgtgctttgctGGGGCTGCCGCTCGCTCGCGCCGAGCCCATCCGCTACTCCGTAGCCGAGGAGGCCGAAAGCGGCTCCCTGGTGGGCGAGCTGGCGGAGGACGCGGGGCTGACGCCGGCGCAGCTCTCGGCTCGCCGCGCCCGCCTGGTCTCGGAGGACGGCCGGCAGCATTTTCGCTTCGAGCGCGCCTCCGGCCGCCTCGTCGTGGCGGGGAGGCTCGACCGGGAGGAGCTGTGCGCCCAGTCCGACACCTGCATGCTCCCCTtcgagctgctgctctccaaccCCCTGCAGTTCTTTCGGGTCGAGGTCACTCTCCAGGATATTAATGACCATTCACCCGTCTTTCCTAATGATAGAGTGACTTTTAAGATCCTAGAGACGAGCGAGCCTGGGTCTTGTTTCCCGTTGGAGGTTGCTCAGGACCTCGATATTGAAAGCAACACTGTCCAGGCATACAGCATTTCTCCCGAGAACGAGTACTTTACTGTGTCCTATGGGACTGGGATTTCGGGCACGAAGTACCTTGAATTGGTCTTGGAAAAGCCACTAGacagagaggagcaggcagagatggGTTTCAGTGTAATTGCCGAGGATGCGGGCGTTCCATCCAGGAGTGGCACCACTGAAGTTAAAATTGTCATTCTAGATGCAAATGATAATGCTCCCAAATTCACACAGGACGTGTACATTGCAAAGATTTTAGAAAACATTCCAGAAGGCTCTGTGGTTCTGACTGTGCTGGCAAATGATCCAGATGCAGGAGTTAATGGAGACATTTCCTATCAACTCAGCCAAGCAGTGGGACAGAGTGATTCAGCATTTGTGATTGATCCCATAACTGGTGAAATTAAACTCCGAAAAACACTGGACTTCGAGGCAGCACAAATGCATGAGCTCACTGTAAGAGCCACAGATGGTGGGGGCCTCTCAGCCATCTGCAAAGTGTTGGTGGAGGTGGTGGATGTGAATGACAATgccccagagctggtggtcAGTTCCTTCAGCAGTCCCCTCCCCGAGAACACAGTGCCCGGCACGGTGGTTGCCCTGTTTACGGTCAGGGACCGGGACTCTGGTGCCAACGGGAAGATCTCCTGTGGCCTGCAGGATCAGCTCTTCTTCTCCCTGCGGCCGGCCTATAAGAATTACTATGAGCTGGTGACAGTGAGCGCGCTGGACCGCGAGGAGACGCCTCAGTACGTCCTGAGTGTCACGGCAGCAGATGCGGGCTCGCCTCCTCTCAGCACCACGCAGACCTTCACCGTGGACATCTCCGACGTCAACGACAACGCCCCCGTCTTCAACCAGACCTCCTACACCATGTACGTGCGGGAGAACAACGTCCCCACGGTGTTTGTTGGGGCCGTGAGCGCTGCAGATGCTGACGTGGGGCTCAATGCCAAGGTGACCTattccctggcagcagagcaagggCCAGAGCGGCCCTGGTGCTCCTGCATCTCGGTGAACTCGGAGACGGGACACGTGTTTGTGCTGCGGCCCCTGGACTACGAGCACTTGAGGCAGACCGAGGTGACGGTCAGTGCCTCTGACGCGGGCTCTCCTCCCCTCCGAGCCAACGTCAGCGTCCGCCTTGTGGTGCTGGACGAGAACGACAACGCCCCGCTCGTGCTCTACCCGGCCCCCGAGAGCAGCCCGGCCTCCAGCGAGCTGGTGCCCGTGTCGGCTGAGGCGGGCTACCTCATCAGCAAAGTGGTGGCCGTCGATGCCGACTCGGGACAGAACTCCTGGCTCTCCTACCACCTGCTGAGGGCCACCGACCCAGGCCTGTTTTCCGTGGGCCTCCAAAGCGGCGAGGTGCGTCTCAGGAGGCCGGTGACAGAGAGAGACAGCGTCAAGCAGAAGCTCCTTGTGCTGGTCAGAGACAACGGCAAGCCCCCGCTCTCAGCCACGGCAGCTCTCAGCGCTCTCCTGCTCAAGGACTTCTCCGACGTGCGCCTCCCGCACAGCAGCCCGGCCACCGACGATCAGGTCGCCTCCCTCACCACCTATTTAATCATTGCCTTGGTCTTtgtctccctcctcttcctcatcacCACCGCAGCGCTGGTGGCTCgcaggctgtgcaggaggaaggagctgaaggCTGGCCACGTGCTCTATGCTGCCGACACCTTGCAGAGCGGCCTGGCCGATGCAGCCGCTGCTGCAGGGACCCTGCCCCGCCCCTATTGCTACGAGATCAGCCTCACCACGGGCTCGGGCAACAGCGAGTTCAGATTCCTCAAGCccatcctgcccagcctgcccccaCAGCACTGCGCCGtgggccagggcccccatgAGCAACAGGATTTCCCCgctggccctgccagcagcGAGGACACGGCCCCAGACAGTGCTGGCACTCTCTCTGCAGGACAGTTCAATGCTCTTTCCTTTGACTAG
- the LOC143695258 gene encoding protocadherin beta-15-like, with protein MALARQVLCVCALLGLPLARAEPIRYSVAEEAESGSLVGELAEDAGLTPAQLSARRARLVSEDGRQHFRFERASGRLVVAGRLDREELCAQSDTCMLPFELLLSNPLQFFRVEVTLQDINDHSPVFREDRVSFRIPETSEPGSRFPLEVARDLDTGRNTVQEYNISPENKYVSVSYGTRNTGKKYLELVLEKPLDREEQAEMSFSVIAVDGGSPPRSGKTEVEIVILDVNDNAPIFTQDVYHGQVLENTSEGSVVLTVLASDPDAGLNGDISYQLNEVLSQSESAFVIDPITGEIKITKPLDFEAAQTHELTVRARDGGGLSAICKVLVEVVDVNDNAPELVVSSFSSPLPENTVPGTVVALFTVRDRDSGANGKISCGLQDQLFFSLRPAYKNYYELVTVSVLDREETPQYVLSVTAADAGSPPLSTTQTFTVDISDVNDNAPVFNQTSYTMYVRENNVPTVFVGAVSAADADVGLNAKVTYSLAAEQGPERPWCSCISVNSETGHVFVLRPLDYEHLRQTEVTVSASDAGSPPLRANVSVRLVVLDENDNAPLVLYPAPESSPASSELVPVSAEAGYLISKVVAVDADSGQNSWLSYHLLRATDPGLFSVGLQSGEVRLRRPVTERDSVKQKLLVLVRDNGKPPLSATAALSALLLKDFSDVRLPHSSPATEDQAASLTTYLIIALVFVSLLFLITTAALVARRLCRRKELKAGHVLYAADTLQSGLADAAAAAGTLPRPYCYEISLTTGSGNSEFRFLKPILPSLPPQHCAVGQGPHEEQDFPAGPVSSEDTAPDNAGTLSAGQFNALSFD; from the coding sequence atGGCGCTCGCAAGGCAAgtgctttgtgtgtgtgctttgctGGGGCTGCCGCTCGCTCGCGCCGAGCCCATCCGCTACTCCGTAGCCGAGGAGGCGGAAAGCGGCTCCCTGGTGGGCGAGCTGGCGGAGGACGCGGGGCTGACGCCGGCGCAGCTCTCGGCTCGCCGCGCCCGCCTGGTCTCGGAGGACGGCCGGCAGCATTTTCGCTTCGAGCGCGCCTCCGGCCGCCTCGTCGTGGCGGGGAGGCTCGACCGGGAGGAGCTGTGCGCCCAGTCCGACACCTGCATGCTCCCCTtcgagctgctgctctccaaccCCCTGCAGTTCTTTCGGGTCGAGGTCACTCTCCAGGATATCAATGACCATTCACCAGTTTTCCGAGAAGATCGAGTCAGTTTTAGGATCCCTGAAACGAGCGAGCCGGGTTCACGTTTCCCACTGGAGGTGGCTCGGGACCTCGACACTGGCAGAAACACAGTCCAGGAGTACAACATCTCTCCCGAGAACAAGTATGTCAGTGTCTCCTATGGGACTCGCAATACAGGCAAGAAGTATCTTGAACTTGTATTGGAAAAGCCACTAGacagagaggagcaggcagagatgaGTTTCAGTGTTATTGCAGTCGATGGGggctctcctccaaggagtggAAAAACTGAAGTGGAAATTGTAATTCTAGATGTAAATGACAATGCTCCCATATTCACACAGGACGTGTACCATGGGCAGGTTTTGGAGAATACATCAGAAGGCTCTGTGGTGCTGACTGTGCTGGCAAGTGATCCGGATGCAGGACTAAATGGGGACATCTCCTATCAACTCAATGAGGTGCTTAGTCAGAGTGAATCAGCATTTGTGATTGATCCCATAACTGgtgaaattaaaatcacaaaacCTCTGGACTTTGAGGCAGCACAAACTCATGAGCTCACTGTGAGGGCCAGAGATGGTGGGGGCCTCTCAGCCATCTGCAAAGTGTTGGTGGAGGTGGTGGATGTGAATGACAATgccccagagctggtggtcAGTTCCTTCAGCAGTCCCCTCCCCGAGAACACAGTGCCCGGCACGGTGGTTGCCCTGTTTACGGTCAGGGACCGGGACTCTGGTGCCAACGGGAAGATCTCCTGTGGCCTGCAGGATCAGCTCTTCTTCTCCCTGCGGCCGGCCTATAAGAATTACTATGAGCTGGTGACAGTGAGCGTGCTGGACCGCGAGGAGACGCCTCAGTACGTCCTGAGTGTCACGGCAGCAGATGCGGGCTCGCCTCCTCTCAGCACCACGCAGACCTTCACCGTGGACATCTCCGACGTCAACGACAACGCCCCCGTCTTCAACCAGACCTCCTACACCATGTACGTGCGGGAGAACAACGTCCCCACGGTGTTTGTTGGGGCCGTGAGCGCTGCAGATGCTGACGTGGGGCTCAATGCCAAGGTGACCTattccctggcagcagagcaagggCCAGAGCGGCCCTGGTGCTCCTGCATCTCGGTGAACTCGGAGACGGGACACGTGTTTGTGCTGCGGCCCCTGGACTACGAGCACTTGAGGCAGACCGAGGTGACGGTCAGTGCCTCTGACGCGGGCTCTCCTCCCCTCCGAGCCAACGTCAGCGTCCGCCTTGTGGTGCTGGACGAGAACGACAACGCCCCGCTCGTGCTCTACCCGGCCCCCGAGAGCAGCCCGGCCTCCAGCGAGCTGGTGCCCGTGTCGGCTGAGGCGGGCTACCTCATCAGCAAAGTGGTGGCCGTCGATGCCGACTCGGGACAGAACTCCTGGCTCTCCTACCACCTGCTGAGGGCCACCGACCCAGGCCTGTTTTCCGTGGGCCTCCAAAGCGGCGAGGTGCGTCTCAGGAGGCCGGTGACAGAGAGAGACAGCGTCAAGCAGAAGCTCCTTGTGCTGGTCAGAGACAACGGCAAGCCCCCGCTCTCAGCCACGGCAGCTCTCAGCGCTCTCCTGCTCAAGGACTTCTCCGACGTGCGCCTCCCGCACAGCAGCCCGGCCACCGAGGATCAGGCCGCCTCCCTCACCACCTATTTAATCATTGCCTTGGTCTTtgtctccctcctcttcctcatcacCACCGCAGCGCTGGTGGCTCgcaggctgtgcaggaggaaggagctgaaggCTGGCCACGTGCTCTATGCTGCCGACACCTTGCAGAGCGGCCTGGCCGATGCAGCCGCTGCTGCAGGGACCCTGCCCCGCCCCTATTGCTACGAGATCAGCCTCACCACGGGCTCGGGCAACAGCGAGTTCAGATTCCTCAAGCccatcctgcccagcctgcccccaCAGCACTGCGCCGTGGGCCAAGGCCCCCATGAGGAACAGGATTTCCCCGCTGGCCCTGTCAGCAGCGAGGACACGGCCCCAGACAATGCTGGCACTCTCTCTGCAGGACAGTTCAACGCTCTTTCCTTTGACTAG